A region of Candidatus Bathyarchaeota archaeon DNA encodes the following proteins:
- a CDS encoding N-acetyl-gamma-glutamyl-phosphate reductase yields MRVGVIGGSGYVGGELLRLLLFHPKVEVTLVTSQKQAGEYVHTIHPNLRGATQLKFIPYGLSEIKEKCDLVFTALPHGASVKYVPELLNAGLKVIDMSADFRLKDSENYPKWYGWSHPAPEILAEAVYGLPELHREEIRKARLVACPGCMATATILALAPLVKAGFIDKDRIVVDVKVGSSGAGNRPSIASHHPERSGGTRPYKPVDHRHIPEIEQELNLIAGRPVKVAFTPHAVNIVRGILSTIHTFLVKEVTMKDVWMAYRSAYEGEPFIRFVRYKKGLYQFPDPKIVVGSNFCDIGFELDSRVNRLVVFSAIDNLVKGAAGQAVQCLNIMSGFDEKTGLNHVGFHPV; encoded by the coding sequence ATGAGGGTAGGCGTTATTGGCGGTTCAGGATATGTTGGCGGAGAACTTTTGAGACTACTGCTTTTCCATCCGAAAGTAGAAGTAACTCTAGTTACTTCACAGAAACAGGCTGGTGAGTATGTTCACACTATACATCCAAACCTAAGGGGAGCCACGCAGCTAAAATTCATTCCTTACGGGTTGTCTGAAATAAAAGAGAAATGCGATCTGGTTTTCACAGCCTTGCCGCATGGTGCCTCAGTTAAATATGTTCCAGAACTGCTGAATGCAGGCTTAAAGGTTATTGATATGAGCGCAGACTTCCGCTTAAAAGATTCTGAAAATTATCCTAAATGGTACGGATGGAGCCATCCAGCTCCAGAAATACTTGCAGAAGCGGTTTATGGCCTCCCAGAACTTCATCGAGAAGAAATAAGAAAAGCGAGGCTTGTAGCTTGCCCTGGTTGCATGGCAACCGCCACCATCTTAGCCTTGGCACCGCTAGTTAAAGCAGGCTTCATTGACAAGGATAGAATAGTCGTAGATGTTAAGGTAGGTTCATCTGGTGCGGGTAATCGCCCATCAATAGCATCACATCACCCTGAAAGGTCCGGTGGAACGAGGCCATACAAACCAGTTGATCACAGACATATTCCAGAGATAGAACAAGAGTTGAATTTAATCGCTGGAAGGCCGGTGAAGGTCGCGTTTACCCCGCATGCTGTAAACATAGTGCGCGGTATACTTTCCACAATTCACACGTTCCTGGTTAAAGAGGTAACAATGAAAGATGTTTGGATGGCTTACCGCTCAGCTTATGAGGGTGAACCCTTCATCCGTTTTGTCAGATATAAAAAGGGACTTTACCAGTTTCCAGATCCAAAAATAGTTGTCGGCTCAAACTTTTGTGATATAGGTTTCGAGCTGGATTCACGTGTTAACAGGCTTGTAGTTTTCTCTGCGATAGACAACCTTGTAAAAGGAGCCGCGGGCCAAGCAGTTCAATGCCTAAACATAATGTCTGGATTTGACGAAAAAACAGGCTTAAACCATGTAGGTTTCCACCCGGTGTGA
- the hisD gene encoding histidinol dehydrogenase has product MKIINIYEPSSFKQKFMHREPVKDKTKLEAYVKGIIKEVQTKGDTALIKFARKFDKVSLDSKSLMVSREEISEAYEKVTEDQISTIKAVKERLETVEKQVLERLNMEIELDGICIKFCTRPIQRVGCYVPGGKAAYPSTLLMTVIPALVAGVPNIAVCSPPNRNGLLNPLTLVAADICGVNEIYKVGGPQAIAAMAYGTETVKPVDKIVGPGNIYVAIAKRLVSRNVAIDFPAGPSELLVLADENANPRFVALDMCAQAEHGPDSTVGLITTSRKLAEKTISELEDIAKSTPRSSIVTEALSNNGFVVVCDTVDEMVDLANAFAPEHVEVMLKNPEDAVKRLNAAGIVLVGQYTPASLSDYYGGTNHVLPTGGVGRIFSGLSSLDFVKRIAIVKGSRKGLSKAYEYIRILSKAEGLPAHFRAVEERMKN; this is encoded by the coding sequence ATGAAAATAATAAACATATACGAGCCATCTTCGTTCAAGCAAAAGTTTATGCATAGGGAGCCTGTAAAGGATAAGACTAAATTAGAAGCTTACGTGAAAGGCATAATCAAAGAAGTCCAAACAAAAGGCGACACGGCCCTAATTAAATTTGCAAGGAAATTTGACAAAGTTTCCCTCGATTCTAAAAGTTTAATGGTTAGCCGTGAAGAAATAAGCGAAGCTTATGAAAAAGTCACGGAAGATCAGATTAGCACTATAAAGGCTGTTAAGGAAAGACTTGAGACTGTTGAGAAACAAGTTTTAGAACGTTTAAACATGGAAATAGAGCTTGACGGAATATGCATTAAATTTTGTACACGTCCGATCCAGAGGGTGGGCTGCTATGTTCCCGGTGGAAAAGCTGCATATCCTAGCACCTTGCTGATGACTGTGATTCCAGCGCTTGTGGCAGGTGTGCCGAACATAGCCGTCTGTTCACCACCCAACCGGAACGGCTTGCTTAATCCTTTGACGCTGGTTGCAGCAGATATATGTGGAGTTAATGAAATCTATAAGGTAGGAGGGCCCCAAGCTATAGCGGCCATGGCCTATGGCACCGAAACTGTAAAGCCGGTGGACAAAATTGTGGGGCCGGGAAACATTTATGTAGCCATTGCAAAGAGACTAGTTTCCCGCAACGTGGCAATAGATTTTCCCGCCGGTCCAAGCGAACTTCTCGTTCTTGCAGATGAAAATGCAAATCCACGGTTTGTGGCTCTTGATATGTGCGCCCAAGCGGAACATGGACCGGACTCTACGGTTGGCCTGATTACAACGTCTAGGAAACTAGCTGAAAAAACCATTTCTGAATTGGAGGACATAGCGAAATCTACGCCTAGGAGCAGCATAGTTACGGAAGCTTTGTCAAACAATGGCTTTGTGGTTGTATGTGATACAGTGGATGAGATGGTTGATCTTGCAAACGCTTTCGCGCCGGAACATGTCGAGGTAATGTTGAAGAATCCAGAAGATGCTGTTAAAAGGCTAAATGCAGCGGGTATTGTTTTAGTAGGGCAGTATACTCCAGCCTCTCTAAGCGATTATTATGGTGGAACAAATCACGTGCTGCCCACGGGAGGGGTTGGAAGGATTTTCTCGGGTTTATCGTCTCTTGATTTCGTGAAAAGAATAGCCATTGTAAAAGGCTCGAGAAAAGGGTTGTCAAAAGCTTATGAGTATATCAGAATTTTATCGAAGGCTGAAGGATTGCCAGCTCACTTTAGAGCAGTGGAGGAGCGAATGAAAAATTGA
- the hisG gene encoding ATP phosphoribosyltransferase, whose amino-acid sequence MKVKFAVPAGSLQKATFEILERAGYRVSGQERSYRPAINDPEIELRLLRPQEIPILVSEGLYDIGISGIDWIKETNADVEMLQNLEYGKVKLVVAVPKNWTEINSFSSLLEKFLASGRNVRISAEYLNITANYIKNNQTYLKFFGDAEPLIVTPWWRKGQNSKVAIFLSFGATEAKPPEVADAIIDVTETGTSLEQNNLKVIDVVMESTAFLIANKNSLESEKREKIFDIMMMLRGVVDGSKRLHIFVNVKKENLERLLQELPALKRPTVAPLADPGWYAVNTVIERDSFFKILPTIRKLAQGLVVYEPRQVLALEKVDQQ is encoded by the coding sequence GTGAAAGTAAAATTTGCTGTTCCAGCTGGTTCACTGCAAAAGGCAACATTTGAAATCCTTGAAAGAGCTGGATACCGCGTGTCAGGACAGGAAAGGAGCTATAGACCAGCCATCAACGATCCCGAAATCGAATTAAGACTTTTAAGGCCCCAGGAGATTCCAATATTGGTGAGCGAAGGACTATATGATATTGGAATTTCAGGCATAGACTGGATTAAGGAAACAAACGCGGATGTCGAAATGCTCCAAAATCTTGAATATGGAAAAGTGAAGCTTGTAGTTGCCGTGCCAAAGAATTGGACAGAAATAAACTCGTTCTCGAGCCTACTAGAAAAGTTCTTAGCTTCTGGAAGAAATGTCAGAATATCTGCGGAGTATCTAAACATCACAGCAAATTACATTAAAAATAACCAGACATACCTCAAGTTTTTCGGTGACGCAGAGCCATTAATAGTTACACCATGGTGGCGAAAAGGCCAAAATTCGAAAGTCGCCATATTCCTGTCGTTCGGAGCCACTGAAGCTAAACCGCCAGAGGTTGCGGATGCAATTATTGACGTCACCGAAACGGGTACAAGCCTTGAGCAGAACAACTTAAAGGTAATAGATGTTGTGATGGAATCCACTGCATTTTTGATAGCGAACAAAAACTCGCTAGAGTCTGAAAAACGCGAAAAAATTTTTGATATAATGATGATGTTAAGAGGTGTCGTTGACGGTTCGAAAAGGCTACATATATTTGTCAACGTTAAGAAAGAGAATTTGGAGCGGCTTCTCCAAGAGTTGCCAGCATTGAAAAGGCCTACTGTTGCTCCGCTTGCTGATCCCGGCTGGTATGCAGTTAACACGGTGATTGAAAGAGATTCCTTCTTCAAAATTCTTCCAACAATACGAAAACTTGCGCAAGGACTTGTGGTTTATGAGCCGAGGCAAGTCCTGGCTCTAGAAAAGGTAGACCAGCAATGA
- a CDS encoding [LysW]-aminoadipate/[LysW]-glutamate kinase: MIVVKAGGNVLKNNLGEIASDVGDVVHKGGNSVIFVHGGGAEVTAIAEKLGQEQKFVISPEGFRSRYTDKDTVEIYNMVMSGKINKKIVSVFQSCGVRSIGLSGVDGGLLKAKRKERMIIVDERGRKKVIDAGFSGKIHEVNSELLKLLIGNGYVPVISPVAIGEEFELLNVDGDRAAASIAGAVKADELVFLTDVEGVILDGKVVPITKSSEIKEALPKIGAGMSTKVHAAAEALNIGVKEVIISSGLRKSPITSAIRHENGTVIVNG, translated from the coding sequence CTGATTGTTGTGAAAGCTGGGGGAAACGTTCTTAAAAATAATCTTGGCGAAATTGCCAGCGACGTAGGAGATGTTGTCCACAAAGGCGGAAACAGTGTTATCTTCGTCCACGGAGGGGGAGCCGAAGTAACGGCTATCGCTGAAAAACTTGGCCAAGAACAGAAATTTGTAATCTCTCCTGAAGGTTTCAGAAGCCGATACACAGACAAAGACACAGTGGAAATCTATAATATGGTCATGTCCGGCAAAATCAACAAAAAAATTGTCTCAGTTTTTCAAAGCTGCGGAGTGCGCAGCATTGGACTTTCGGGTGTAGACGGCGGTCTCCTCAAGGCAAAAAGAAAGGAAAGAATGATCATAGTCGACGAAAGGGGAAGAAAAAAAGTCATTGACGCTGGATTTTCCGGGAAAATACACGAAGTAAACAGTGAACTCCTTAAGCTTCTTATAGGAAACGGGTACGTGCCAGTAATATCACCGGTAGCCATAGGAGAAGAATTTGAGCTTTTAAATGTTGACGGTGATCGCGCTGCTGCTAGCATTGCCGGCGCAGTAAAGGCAGATGAACTTGTTTTTTTAACCGATGTGGAAGGCGTTATCCTAGACGGGAAAGTCGTACCAATAACGAAAAGTTCCGAAATCAAAGAGGCCCTTCCAAAAATAGGCGCAGGCATGAGCACCAAAGTACACGCGGCCGCTGAAGCTCTAAACATTGGTGTTAAAGAAGTGATAATTTCTTCTGGACTGCGGAAATCTCCAATTACATCAGCTATTCGACATGAAAATGGAACAGTGATAGTTAATGGATGA
- the hisF gene encoding imidazole glycerol phosphate synthase subunit HisF, protein MPLAKRIIPCLDVDHGRVVKGVHFLNLKDAGDPVELARRYSEEGADELVFLDITASPEKRKILKDVVERVAAEINIPFTVGGGIHSLSDARVVLCSGADKVSINTAAVEHPSLITRLAKTFGKQCVVVAIDAKRRYEKTEGKTMVETKDGACWFEVYTYGGRKPTGIDAIQWATKAEELGAGEILLTSMDRDGTENGYDLELTRSISENVNIPVIASGGAGKPEHLLEAFSIGKADAALAASIFHYNKYPIPFIKRFLKEKGVEVRL, encoded by the coding sequence ATGCCCTTAGCGAAGCGTATTATACCATGCTTGGATGTTGATCATGGAAGGGTTGTTAAAGGGGTGCATTTCCTAAACCTAAAAGACGCTGGAGACCCCGTGGAGTTGGCAAGGCGATACTCAGAAGAGGGCGCAGATGAACTTGTTTTCCTCGACATTACAGCCTCACCTGAAAAACGGAAAATATTGAAGGACGTTGTAGAGAGAGTTGCCGCAGAAATAAATATCCCCTTCACGGTGGGCGGTGGAATACATAGCCTTTCAGATGCAAGAGTTGTACTCTGCAGCGGAGCAGATAAAGTATCAATTAACACCGCAGCTGTTGAACACCCCAGCTTAATTACAAGGCTTGCAAAAACCTTTGGGAAACAATGTGTTGTTGTCGCCATCGACGCTAAGAGACGATACGAAAAAACTGAAGGCAAAACCATGGTTGAAACAAAGGATGGAGCATGCTGGTTTGAAGTATACACGTATGGAGGACGCAAGCCCACAGGGATAGATGCAATTCAATGGGCAACCAAAGCGGAAGAGCTCGGAGCCGGAGAAATTCTCCTCACGTCTATGGATAGAGATGGAACAGAAAACGGGTACGACTTGGAATTAACTAGGAGCATTTCTGAAAACGTGAATATTCCAGTCATTGCAAGTGGAGGCGCAGGCAAACCAGAACATCTTCTTGAAGCCTTCTCCATTGGAAAAGCCGACGCCGCCCTCGCCGCATCCATTTTCCACTACAATAAATATCCGATACCATTTATTAAGAGGTTTTTGAAGGAAAAGGGGGTTGAGGTTCGCCTTTGA
- the proC gene encoding pyrroline-5-carboxylate reductase: METITVIGAGMLGSAIVKSLLKAGYVGNVIATRRDAEKLKELEALGSKTTTNNKEAARNADVIFLCVKPKDVGKVLKEISSEIEGKLVISTAATIPLKFYKKIVPKAKFVRTMPNIAALVQASYTAYCCDEDITASDRKKVEKLLNAIGVSQEVEEKYMDAITALSGSGPAYISIFIEALMYAGLRVGLPRNLSLYSAAQTVLGTGKLILETQEHPAKIKDMVTTPGGTTIEAIYELEGSQIRQALMRAIKEATEKCQKIRGEIIQETV, translated from the coding sequence ATGGAGACCATAACTGTAATAGGCGCGGGAATGCTCGGCAGCGCCATAGTTAAAAGCCTTTTAAAGGCAGGATACGTGGGCAACGTTATCGCTACAAGGCGCGACGCGGAAAAGCTAAAAGAGCTGGAGGCATTAGGGTCAAAGACCACTACAAACAACAAGGAAGCTGCAAGAAACGCTGACGTTATTTTCCTATGCGTGAAGCCTAAAGATGTTGGAAAAGTTCTCAAAGAAATAAGCAGCGAAATTGAGGGAAAACTTGTAATATCAACAGCAGCTACAATTCCCCTAAAATTCTACAAAAAAATAGTCCCCAAAGCTAAGTTTGTTAGGACAATGCCAAACATCGCCGCTTTGGTTCAAGCGTCCTACACGGCTTACTGCTGCGACGAGGATATAACGGCAAGCGACAGAAAGAAAGTTGAAAAACTATTAAACGCTATAGGCGTCTCTCAAGAAGTTGAAGAAAAATACATGGACGCCATAACAGCCCTGAGCGGCAGCGGACCTGCCTACATATCAATCTTTATCGAGGCTTTAATGTACGCTGGATTGAGAGTTGGCTTGCCCAGAAATTTGTCGCTTTACAGTGCAGCCCAAACAGTTCTTGGAACGGGAAAACTGATATTGGAAACACAAGAGCATCCCGCCAAAATAAAAGATATGGTTACGACGCCAGGTGGAACAACAATTGAAGCTATATATGAGCTGGAGGGAAGCCAAATCCGCCAAGCCTTAATGAGGGCCATAAAAGAGGCAACGGAAAAATGCCAAAAAATTAGGGGAGAAATAATCCAAGAAACAGTCTAA
- the hisC gene encoding histidinol-phosphate transaminase produces MKNDRAAWIKQKLEEMRPNIYAFGESSKLVGQLFNLERSKIVKLNANENFFIPREKLLALMMEALEEFDPRIYPQGEEDETLREKLGGYVGLSANYIAVGNGGDELIARVANLFLERGEQAITISPTFTMYHYAVKLQRAEVIEVPLKTDFSLNIEALLSKVTPKTRLLFLCSPNNPTANQFEIDDIKFLIENFPGIVAVDEAYVEFADYSLVPLVPKYDNLIVIRTFSKAFGLAGLRLGYCIANDEIIRTLSKNVGLPYPVSIFSLKVGVKVLENMDIFEEAFEKTRIERKKLMKSLNAIDGVKAFNSKTNFVLFKTEKPSDNVYRSLLEKGVLVRKMGTVLGFQNCLRTTVGLPWMNARLIEILKETCQSNSGG; encoded by the coding sequence TTGAAAAATGATAGGGCCGCATGGATTAAGCAGAAGCTTGAGGAGATGCGACCAAATATATACGCCTTTGGAGAATCTTCAAAACTTGTAGGGCAACTTTTCAATCTTGAACGTTCAAAAATTGTAAAGTTAAACGCGAATGAGAACTTCTTCATTCCCCGTGAAAAACTTCTTGCACTTATGATGGAAGCTTTGGAAGAATTTGATCCGCGTATCTATCCGCAAGGAGAAGAAGATGAAACACTTCGGGAGAAGCTTGGCGGTTATGTGGGCCTCTCAGCCAACTACATAGCCGTGGGTAATGGAGGTGACGAGTTGATAGCAAGGGTAGCCAACCTGTTTCTTGAAAGGGGAGAGCAAGCTATCACTATTTCACCCACTTTCACAATGTATCATTATGCAGTGAAACTTCAGAGGGCTGAAGTTATTGAAGTCCCATTGAAAACGGATTTTTCTTTAAATATCGAGGCATTGCTGTCAAAGGTAACGCCAAAAACAAGATTGCTTTTCTTATGCTCGCCGAACAACCCCACGGCAAATCAGTTCGAAATAGACGACATAAAGTTTTTGATTGAGAATTTTCCGGGGATCGTCGCAGTTGACGAAGCCTACGTAGAGTTTGCCGATTACTCGCTTGTGCCACTTGTCCCAAAATATGACAATTTGATAGTTATTAGAACATTTTCTAAGGCCTTTGGCCTTGCAGGCTTGCGTCTCGGATACTGCATTGCAAATGATGAGATCATCAGAACATTGTCGAAAAATGTTGGATTACCCTATCCAGTGAGCATTTTTTCTTTAAAAGTCGGTGTGAAGGTTTTGGAAAATATGGATATTTTTGAAGAAGCTTTTGAAAAAACTCGGATAGAGCGAAAAAAGCTTATGAAATCCTTGAATGCAATCGATGGAGTTAAGGCTTTCAATTCAAAGACGAATTTTGTATTGTTTAAAACGGAGAAACCTTCAGACAATGTTTATCGCAGTTTATTAGAAAAAGGCGTCCTCGTTAGAAAAATGGGAACGGTCCTTGGCTTCCAGAATTGCTTAAGAACAACAGTTGGCTTACCATGGATGAACGCAAGGCTTATTGAAATACTCAAAGAAACATGCCAGTCAAACTCTGGAGGCTGA
- the hisB gene encoding imidazoleglycerol-phosphate dehydratase HisB has product MRIAEISRKTRETEVCVKVNLDSVGKADGNTGIAFLNHLITTLAFHSLIDITVSVKGDLKHHITEDVAICLGQAVRKALGNGEGIARFGFAAVPMDCSLVFCAVDLAKRPYVKIDLKFRGKKIEDMPCEDIYHFLESFATSMQANVHIWAQYGANDHHKAEAAFKALALSLRQAVTIDPRRKGAPSSKGLI; this is encoded by the coding sequence ATGAGAATTGCCGAGATTTCTAGGAAAACGCGGGAAACCGAAGTCTGCGTAAAGGTCAACCTTGACTCCGTAGGGAAGGCCGACGGTAACACGGGAATAGCTTTTCTCAACCATTTAATAACTACGCTAGCCTTTCACAGCTTAATCGACATCACAGTTTCTGTAAAAGGAGACCTCAAACACCACATAACAGAAGATGTGGCAATATGTTTGGGTCAAGCGGTCAGAAAAGCATTAGGCAATGGTGAAGGAATAGCCCGATTTGGATTCGCAGCGGTCCCAATGGACTGCTCCCTTGTTTTCTGTGCCGTTGACTTGGCAAAACGTCCCTATGTTAAAATCGATTTAAAATTCAGGGGCAAAAAAATTGAGGACATGCCATGCGAGGATATTTACCATTTCCTAGAAAGTTTTGCCACGTCCATGCAGGCCAACGTCCACATATGGGCTCAGTACGGAGCTAATGATCATCACAAGGCTGAGGCAGCCTTTAAAGCTCTTGCGCTTTCACTGAGACAAGCAGTAACCATCGATCCAAGGAGGAAGGGTGCACCCAGCTCTAAAGGGTTGATTTAA
- the pheA gene encoding prephenate dehydratase, which yields MGKEKHLKVAFQGEIGAYSEMAIYEYFNDKIQPIPCKSFSEVFRKVELEEVDYGVLPIENSIEGSVNQVYDLLLTHDLKICGEVILKIEHCLIGNTNADLSSIKRVYSHPQALAQCSKFLEKIMCEVIPTYDTAGSVKIIKEKHSMDEAAIASERAAEIYGMKILARNISDVPDNYTRFVILSKMDASPSGNDKTSIIFSVKHVPGALYDALGVFAKRKINLTKIESRPTRKKPWEYIFYLDFEGHKTEPECMEALNELREKTPFIKVLGSYPKATG from the coding sequence ATGGGGAAAGAGAAGCATCTAAAAGTTGCTTTCCAAGGCGAGATTGGCGCATATAGTGAAATGGCTATCTACGAATACTTCAACGATAAAATCCAGCCTATTCCATGCAAAAGCTTCTCAGAGGTTTTTAGAAAAGTTGAGTTGGAAGAAGTAGATTACGGTGTACTTCCAATAGAAAACTCGATAGAGGGCAGTGTTAACCAAGTTTATGATTTGCTGTTGACTCATGACCTTAAGATTTGCGGGGAGGTTATCCTCAAGATAGAACATTGTTTAATAGGAAACACCAATGCCGATCTAAGTTCTATAAAAAGGGTTTACTCGCATCCGCAGGCTTTGGCTCAATGCTCTAAGTTTTTGGAAAAAATAATGTGCGAGGTAATACCGACCTACGATACAGCTGGCAGCGTCAAAATTATAAAAGAAAAACATTCAATGGATGAAGCCGCAATAGCCAGCGAAAGAGCAGCAGAAATTTACGGAATGAAAATTCTCGCGAGAAATATATCAGATGTCCCAGACAACTATACGCGGTTTGTAATTCTTTCGAAAATGGATGCATCACCAAGCGGTAACGACAAGACTTCAATAATTTTCTCAGTTAAACATGTTCCAGGAGCACTTTACGATGCTTTAGGTGTGTTTGCAAAAAGAAAAATAAACCTCACTAAAATAGAGTCTAGACCTACGAGGAAAAAGCCTTGGGAGTACATATTCTACCTTGACTTTGAAGGCCACAAAACCGAACCGGAATGCATGGAAGCCCTTAATGAGCTTCGAGAAAAAACTCCATTTATAAAGGTTTTGGGCTCCTATCCAAAGGCTACCGGTTGA
- the hisI gene encoding phosphoribosyl-AMP cyclohydrolase, whose protein sequence is MKKINIEQLDFQKGGGLIPVIVQDFNTKEVLMLAYTNPEALRRTLETGYAHYWSRSRQKLWMKGETSGNTQKIKDILVDCDYDALLFLVEQKGNACHTGERTCFHNQIEKEKRG, encoded by the coding sequence ATGAAAAAAATCAACATCGAACAGTTAGATTTCCAAAAAGGCGGCGGCTTAATTCCAGTGATAGTGCAAGACTTTAATACAAAAGAGGTCCTCATGTTAGCTTACACAAACCCTGAAGCTTTAAGAAGGACTTTAGAGACCGGTTATGCCCACTACTGGAGTAGATCTAGACAGAAGCTATGGATGAAGGGTGAAACCTCTGGAAACACCCAAAAGATTAAAGACATTCTAGTAGACTGTGACTACGACGCATTACTCTTTCTAGTTGAACAGAAAGGAAACGCATGCCACACAGGAGAGAGAACATGCTTCCATAACCAGATAGAAAAAGAAAAACGAGGTTAG
- the hisA gene encoding 1-(5-phosphoribosyl)-5-[(5-phosphoribosylamino)methylideneamino]imidazole-4-carboxamide isomerase: MKIFPAIDLMDGKVVRLLKGDPEAAKIYDWLGKPVEVAKKWEKDGADALHVIDLDAALNRGNNFATISEIVQAVKIPVHVGGGIRSEEAAEKLLSIGVDKVMLGTLAFKKPEAIKYLIEKFGDCIIVALDYDENGRVMIEGWRKEAELSVAEAMKKFLKLKVKTFLLTSISRDGTLKGVSINIVKRICALQKARIIAAGGVSSLNDLAILKQAGVYGVVIGKALYEGVFTLKEALELAR, encoded by the coding sequence GTGAAAATCTTTCCAGCCATCGACTTAATGGATGGAAAGGTTGTGAGACTTCTTAAAGGTGATCCAGAAGCAGCGAAAATTTACGATTGGCTAGGGAAGCCTGTAGAGGTAGCTAAAAAGTGGGAAAAAGACGGAGCAGACGCCCTTCACGTAATTGACTTAGACGCTGCCTTAAACAGGGGAAACAACTTCGCTACAATTTCAGAAATAGTTCAAGCAGTGAAAATACCTGTACACGTCGGAGGAGGAATAAGAAGCGAGGAAGCAGCGGAAAAACTTCTTAGCATAGGCGTGGACAAAGTTATGCTTGGAACCCTGGCTTTTAAAAAGCCAGAAGCCATAAAATACTTAATAGAAAAATTCGGTGACTGCATTATCGTGGCGCTCGATTATGATGAAAATGGCAGGGTTATGATTGAAGGCTGGAGAAAAGAGGCTGAATTGAGCGTAGCTGAAGCTATGAAAAAATTCTTGAAGCTTAAGGTTAAAACTTTCCTGTTAACTTCAATAAGTAGAGATGGCACTCTTAAAGGAGTAAGCATTAACATCGTAAAGCGAATTTGCGCCCTGCAGAAAGCGCGGATAATTGCGGCTGGCGGAGTGAGTAGTTTAAACGACTTAGCCATTTTAAAGCAAGCCGGCGTTTATGGCGTGGTTATAGGAAAAGCCTTGTACGAAGGAGTTTTTACATTAAAAGAAGCTTTAGAACTTGCCAGGTGA
- the hisH gene encoding imidazole glycerol phosphate synthase subunit HisH yields the protein MLKAVILDYGVGNIYSLKCALGKIGFTPSIGFNKKLLNQADVVILPGVGNFLKVSGKLASIKEHLTDLAKEGTPILGICLGMQLLFQKSEEGPGEGLALLGGENVRLPSLVKVPHMGWNIVQAVKPSTLFDGIGDYFYGYFAHSYYPVPAEKDVVCAETTYGVSFASVVAKRNIFGTQFHPEKSGSQGLKFLKNFRNFVKR from the coding sequence TTGCTGAAGGCAGTTATCCTCGACTACGGTGTTGGAAACATTTACAGCCTCAAATGTGCACTAGGCAAAATTGGATTCACACCATCAATAGGATTCAATAAAAAGTTACTCAACCAGGCAGACGTCGTAATCCTTCCAGGCGTCGGAAACTTTTTAAAAGTTTCGGGAAAATTGGCTTCCATTAAGGAGCACCTAACCGATTTAGCCAAAGAGGGAACGCCAATTTTGGGCATATGCTTAGGCATGCAACTTCTATTCCAAAAAAGCGAAGAGGGCCCAGGTGAAGGCTTAGCGCTTCTTGGAGGTGAAAATGTTAGGCTGCCAAGTTTGGTCAAAGTGCCTCACATGGGATGGAACATTGTTCAAGCGGTAAAGCCAAGCACTCTGTTTGATGGTATAGGAGACTATTTTTATGGTTACTTTGCCCACTCATACTATCCAGTTCCAGCCGAAAAAGATGTTGTATGCGCTGAAACCACCTATGGTGTAAGTTTCGCCTCCGTCGTCGCAAAACGAAACATCTTTGGCACACAGTTTCACCCGGAGAAGTCAGGCTCGCAAGGATTAAAGTTCCTTAAGAATTTCCGCAATTTTGTTAAGAGGTGA